The sequence gtcaaccatcagctggaaaattgatgcttacggTTTTCTGaaattctcaagggccagtataggaacattatcaggaaaaaggttcaacaatcaactgTTCTTCTTACAGTGAGATGCCTATTGAatagctgaagcctaaactttggattaaacgcagaggactgctatccaagggcgttgtgatcttgcatgacaatgcatgtctgcacacttctgcccacacagtcgacactctgcaaaaacttccttttgactTGTTGGGGCAGTCTCCCTGTGGTCCTggtcttgctccatcggactttgaCCGGTTTGGTCCCCTGAGGGTGGCCCTGTGAGAGCAAAGATTTGCTTCTGATGGGgaggtgaagacagtggtgcatttgtggctcgcagctcagcttaaaacattttttaatgagggaatacaaaagcttgttgacagatgaacagattgaaaagcaaggagattatgtcaaaaaatgatgtatttgtcttttctgaaagttaattaaaaaattctacagccaaacaggcaaacaaaaaaccacaatgaggtatcacctcacaccagtcagaatggttatcatcaaaaaatctagaaacaacaaatgctggagagggtgtggagaaaagggaaccctcctgcgctgttggtgggaatgtaagttggtacagccactatggaaaacagtacagaggttccttaaaaaactgaaaatggagctaccatatgacccagcaatcccattcctgggcatatacccagagcaaaccataatccaaaaacaaacatgtaccacaatgttcattgcagcactatttacaatagccagaacatggaagcaacctaaatgcccatgaaccgatagatggataaagaagatgtggcacatatatacaatggaatattactcagccataaaaaggaatgaaattgggttatttgtaatgaggtggataaacctagagactgtcatacagagagaagtaagccagagagagaaaaacaaataccgtatgctaactcatatatatggaatctaaaaaaatggtactgatgaacccagtgacagggcaagaataaagatgcagatgtagagaacggatttgaggacagaaggaggtggggaaggagaagctggaacaaagtgaaggagtagcattgacatttatatactaccaaatgtaaaatagatggctagtgggaagcaactgcctaacactgggagatcaactcgatgcttggtgatgaccgagagggttgggatagggagtgtgggagggaggcttgggagggagggaatatagagacatatgtataaatacagctgatttgctttgttgtacagtagaagatggcacaacagtgcaaagctttatactccaatagagatcaaaaaaaaaaaaaaaaaaaaagagtggcctgatgctttcttttttaaaattaatttttattggagtatagttgatttacaatgttgtgttagttgctgctgtacaacaaagtgaatcagttatacatgtacatatatccactcttttaaggtcattacagagcattgagtagagttccctgagaaGGGTCTGATTTAGACTGCCCTGGGTTTGAGCCTCCCTTTAGGAcatgtgtgaccttgagctagtTATCAGATTACCATAGTCTcttactttctcatctgtaactaGGGAAACGATAGTCATCACATAAAAGTGTTGCTGaaaaacttcaatgaggtgtgTTTAAATTCTTAGACTGTGCTAGCATATACCTAGTGCTcctgttatttttatcatcaatATCACCATTAAAAAGGGAATCTCTTTCCTAGCTCATAAGCTTTTATTATATCAACACATGTATTTTTCTGGTCCCAACTCTTTAACCATGTACTCATCCCTCTTTCAtgccattcaacaaatattccctGGGCATAAATTTCTTCCTAAGAAATGTACTAGGTATTGCAGTTTCAAAGAAGGATAAGATATAGTTCAGAAATTCAACATATAAAAGCCGTGGATTAGCAGAGAACTTCATTAAATTTGATGTGGCTGAAAGGAAAGTGAATCAGGAAAAAAGGCACTTTGAATTGATTTCATTCACATCTCAGAAAACGTTGCTGTAAATGTGTTTGCAGGGCAACGTTTCCATAGTAGGTATACATCCTATCACtttgaggatatatatatataaagtacatgaaattctatttatttttaaataaatttaaattatcacTGAATATAGCTAAGAAAATATCAGGTTTTactcatacaaaattaaaatgactggTTACAATGTGAGAAAGGAACCCAAGATATAACCTGAAGGAAAGTAGAGAGGGCAGTGAAGACCCAagaaaattttgctttaaaacatgaatattaggaaagataaaaatattaaacaaaggaAGCCAGGATTTCTGGTCCTCAATTTCATGTGCCTAGTTACTTATGAGAGTGCTATAAAGGCCCTGTCATTGAGAGATGGTGCCCTGCTGAGGAGTCTCACCAGGGCTCCCTTCATGTCcttgttcctcagactgtagatgaaggggttcagcatgggggtgaccATGGTGTACATCACTGAGGCCACCAGACTTGTCCTGGAGGATGAAGTGGCTACAGAACTAAGGTAGACCCCAAGGCCTGTGCCATAGAACAAGGAAACCACTGAGAGGTGAGACCCACAGGTGGAAAAGGCTTTGTACTTGCCCCTGGCTGATGAAATTCTCAGGACGGAAGAGAAAATCTGAGAATAAGAAAAGAGGATCCCAGAGAGAGGGAAAACACCTAGGACAATAGTCACAAAATACAAGGCTATGTTATTGATGAGGGTGTTCTTACAGGCGAGCTTCAGAACTTCAGGAAGTTCACAAAAAAAGTGTGTAATATTCATGCTTCTGCAGAAAGAGAGCCTCAAGAGGGTCAAGGTCTCAAATAGGGAGCCCATAACACTGATGCACCAGGACCCCAGTGTCAACAGCCCACAGAGCTGGGGGTTCATGATGACCATGTAGTGCagggggtgacagatggccacgaagcggtcataggccatcacagtcaggAGTAAATTTTCTAGGCAtccaaacacaatgaaaaaaaattcctgggtGAGACAGCCTGCATAGGTGATAACCTTGCTGTGTGTCTGGAGGTTtagcagcatctttgggatggtggtggaggtgaaacagatgtcagtaaaggacaggttggagaggaagaagtacatgggtgtgtggaggtgggagtctgaGACGACGACCAAGATAATGAGCAGGCTCCCAGTGAATGTGACCAGGTATACAGATAGAAACAGCCCAAAAAGAAGAGCCTGCAGGTCTGGGTCCTCTGTGAATCCCAGGAGGAGAAAGTTTCGGATTCCTGTTTGGTTTGCTCTGTCCATGAGTCTGCTGGGCTTGTCAACAAGCAGGAAAAAAGCAATGCAAAATTTAATCTAAGTAGATATTCCCCAGAGTGACAGAAATATCCTTAATCCAAACCCAGGGAATTCCTGAAGTCACTCATTTTGGCTAAGGATTGGCTTTCTGGATGACAAATTGTGGTGACGTTTGCTACCTGGAAAAATTGTCTCTAAGTCCAACAGTTCTCAGATTGTGGTTCATGTCCAGCTCCATCAGCACCCCCTGGAtatgttagaaatgcacattgtTAGGCTCACCTGACCCAgtcaatcagaatctctgggtgtGAAGCCAGCACCTTGTGCTTTAAGAAGCCCTCCTGGgaattctcacacacacaaatttgAGGAGCACGGCTCTAGTGCTTGCCTGCATCCCTAAACAATCATCCTTTCCCAGCATCCCTGATGACcgttcttatattttctgttcaGTGCTAATGGAAATGGGAAATTCCCTAATGTtaggcagatcatccaaacattGAGAGGTTCTTTCATTGTGCTGCCTTTCTGTAATTTCTGTATCTTAGATTCCCTGGACTGTGGATGCTCCTTCTAAAAAATAAGAACCCATTTCATCATTAATCACCATTTACATGCCATTTATATTATCACTGTCCTGATATAAATTCAACCAAAATTAAATTTCTAGATAAATTGTTCTACtcatatatggaatgtaaaaaatggtattgataaacctagtgacagggcaggagtaaagatgcagacgtagacaACAGAGTTGAGGatacagtgggggaaggggaagctggaatgaggtgagagagtagtattgacatatacactaccaagtgtaaaatggatggccagtggaaagctgctgcataacacaggagaTTGACTCCACGTTTTGTGACGaactagagggctgggatagggaggatgggagggaggttcaaaagggaggggatatggagatatatgtgtaaatacagctgattcactttgttgtacagcagaaaccaacacaacattataaaccaactatactccactaaagatgtgaaaaaaattaacgtggaaaaaataaatatagtgtTCTACAGTTTCTAAATATTGTCTTCATCTaatttcatcttttgtttttagttttgttgaagtataaaagatttacaaataattgcaattgtatatatatatatatatatatatatatatatatatatatatacactcccCCTCCACcaagggagagtcaaaaattatccatactctggatgtagaatttgCAGAAATTTTACTATAAcaagagtgcggataatttttgactcaccatcgtgtgtttgagtgtgtgtatCTTGGTAAGTGTGGACATAGGCCTTCACCCcaataccatcaccacaatcaagttaataaACATGTCTGTTGCCTCTAAAAATTTCCTTGTGttcttttatgtgtttgttgtttTAGTGTGTGGTAAGAAGCTTAAATTCTCTCCTCCTAACATAGTTTAAATTGTAGAATGCTGTATTATTAACTGTACGGACTATATTGTACACTggatctctagaatttattcatcttgcttaACAGAATCTTTATACACTGAGTAAGATTTCCCTAACGTTCTTCCCTTCCAGCCACTGGCAACCAAcattctcttctctgcttttaTGAGTGTGATAATTTTAGATGCCTCATACAGGTATTTGATCTTttctgcctggcttatttcacttattataATGTCCTctagattcatccaagttgtcgcaaatggcaagatttctacatggcatttaatgtattttatgtttaatgtCATTAATAATGATATTCCCCTAGCTTATGTCTCTGATATTGCTATTATATTAGGAAAACTTTAGATTTCTCTGTACTAAAAAGATGTTGCATGCATTTTCTATATTCTcctattaatttaattttctctaatATTATATACCTTCTCCAAAGAGTATTAATTTAAAACACCTGTTTATCTTTAGATCTTACTGCATTGATATGAAATTCCACAACACTGTTCAAATTTATGATGAGTTGGAATTCCtatttttcttctgtcctttcaAGAGAATAACTTTAGAGGTTTATAATTTAATAAGATGTCCCTAGATATCTTAGAGGGTCTTTTAAAGCTACAAACAAGTGTTTTACAATTGATTAACAATTtagaaagaataatggaaaatattatcTCCATATTTCCTAATAAATTGCAAATGTTAAATGTGGAACAAGGGACCATATAAGCTatcagaagaaagtaaaaaaatacatcgaaaatatactatatacatgcatatataaacTATTTAAAGTCGATGTGTTCTGTGTATAAAAAGTCTTTGACAGAAATAAGGGAAGAAGAGATCAATAATTGAACCataaactgaaaaattattaatgagaaaatGTGCTGTGCCGAAAGTTAGGAATGCAAAAATAATCTGTTTGACTAATAAAAGTTATTATCATAGAAACATTAAAGTATCACCTGGGAGACGGGCATAGGATATTAAAGAttcataaaaagtataaaaagggTAGTGAATGTTTGAGTATTTTCTTTAATACTAATCTATGaggatgaaaaaaaataagatactcTTTTCATTGAGGGGATTATGAAGTCCTTATTTACAAAAAGATAAAGAATGCAAAATTTCATCAtgtggaaagagaaagaacacTTCAGATACTGCTGTGAGATTATAATTGACATGGTTTTCTGGACAGGAGAAATTAAATCAGAGTACAGATTTTTTATAAGCTTTTTTGCGCAAACCAAGGAAAAGGATCTACAAGATGCACCAAAATGTGGACAGGGATCAACTTTGAGTGATAATATGAGTCTTAAGTTTTAgattcattttcttctattatatcTTTCAAAAACTACCCAAGAACACATACATAGTCTATTGTGAAGAAAGAGATACAGAAGATTTGAAAGACGTTGTTAATGAAAATTCCACATAACTAACCTAGGTaaagcagaaatttaaaacagaagCAGAGCTGATGAATTAACAAGAAGAAAATCTCTAGAACTGAGGCATTCCAGAGCTAATTCTTGGGCAAAAGCAAGCATACAGGCACAATTAGACAGAAGCCTAATGAATgggataaaaagaaagagaacagacatGCTTAAAATtaggaatgagaaaaacaattttagacTTAAGGAAATGCTCAACTTTGCaagaaaatgttaattaaaactcCATGTTACAAATTGGAAAATCTCTATGAAATGAATTTGCTTCTGGGAAAATACAAGTGTGCAAAGTTGATTCAGGATGGAGGACAATAGATCAATAATTAAGGAAGGAATAGAGTAAACAGCAAGACTTACCTCCCAAAAAATGCCTTTGTGGGATTTTAGGGCAGGAACAATGGAAGGATTTCCCTTTAAGTATTAAAGGAGACAAGAAAGTCCCTCATCACTATTACTCTCAACACCCAGGAAGCTGCAGTCCATGCAATACAAGGAGGAAAACATACAGGAGATGTAAGTATCAAAAAGGCAACTCGTTGTTAGAAGATGATGGATTGGCTGAAGATAATGAGTTGGCAGCTGAAAACCTCCTTTGACTAAATGCGATTTTCGTGAGGCTGttgatataaaacaaatatggaAAAACCAGTAGTCATTTTAGAGTGACATCCAGTGGCAGTCAGGATGTTCTGCAACCATGGCTTCTATCcagttttgaaacattttcatcactatgGAAACTCTCGGTACtatctttgtaacttttctgtgaatctaaaattattcaaaaataaaaataaacatgaagagTGGGTGCAAACCTCTCCCCCAGCAGTGTTCATATGTACATTTAAATCTCTCAGAAAAGAGATCACAATTATTCCACatgttaacaaaaatataaatctctTGGAACAGGGGCTGGGAACTTTCCAATACCCAGTAAATAAGCCCAGATTACTTGAGGACCCCCATGTGTCAAGTATTTGTGCTGTTTTATAGGCCTTAGCTCATTTTATCATCATCCCTATTGTTCTGACTTAGCAAGTGAATACAATGATAATCATTAACATGTATAGATGCTCTCTAGGCGATGGAGACAACTAGAAAACTTCCTGtatattatctcctttaatttaattttcaggtTAACTTTATGAAGTGGATACTACTATTATCTTCATGttacaaatgtgaaaactgagacacagagatgtTCAGTAAGTTAATATCACAAGGTGTATGAATGGACTGTAAGTGCTAACTAGGCAGAATCCCAGGGAATGTTTCTTGTCTGAATGAGTCAATGAATAAGATTTGATAGATAAAAGAATATAGGGGAATCTGATGGAGAATAGAGGCACTTGGGTCCTGAAAGATGGTTGGATGAGAAACTTTGGAGAGATGTTGGGAGCTGAGAGGTGAGATTCCATTAGGAAGGTGAGAGCTCCTCGGTATTTAGTttcagaagagagaggaaggaagctgaCAGGAAGAGAGACTGCGAGAGCCTCTGGAATTGAATTGTCTAGAATGTTTTAGTAAATTGACTCTCACCACCACATTATGCCCACTTGTGCCACCAAAGTTAATAACCTGAGAGGTCTGCCTGCCTCCATACTTGTTTCCCATAGCAAGTACTCTACTGTCTTTGCTGAGCTTCTAATTCCCTGGCTCCTTTCTTTCCTGGGTGATGGATGATCAACTGAGCTCCAAGGAAGTGCAGGGAGATGGCATCAGGCATCTGTTCTCTGAAAGGTCACAGTTGAACTCCCTCCTCCCTGGGACAGGGGCGTTGCAGGTGAAATGAGTAAGGggcatatttaccatttctgcaGCTCCAGAGGTTGAATTCTCACAGATGctcattaaattaatttttccaatgtTACTCCATTCTCTGAGCAGTTCGGTTCCTGTGAGGGATGAAGCCAAAATAGCAATGAACTTCCTTTCTGCTCGTTCTGTACCCAGGGGAGGGTCTTGGATGCCAAATATGCATAtgccctccccaggccccttAGTCATGATGTTCTTTTCTCCATGGGGCTGACCTCCAGTGTCTTTTCCCATGAGCATTTCCTCAACATTTGAGATGGAATTTCTTTGTCTATCAAGGGCATGATAGCACATTTTCCCCAGACCATGGGACTCCCAAGCACCTCGACTTGCAGTTGTAAACAAGGATCTGGGTCACACCCAACTACCAACAAAAGCAGTCCAATGACTTTGCCACAACTTCTGTTCTTACTATTGAAGGTGAAATCTGGAGAAAGTCCCAGGCACGCAATAAGAGAAGTAGCGGGAGAGGTGGGTTGGCTGGCTGTACAGGCAGACTGTATGAGTATATACGGTTTTTCATGGTGAAAACGTGACTTTGGGGTCAAGTCCATTGGAAGGTCCTTAGTATTCTAGTCCAGATAGAATGGACTATTGTTATCAATTCACAATGGagtgactttgtttttttaaggtatGATTTctcttacatgtgaaatctaaaaaatagaacaatctagtgaatataataaaaacgaaacagagtcacagacgaACCAGTGGCCacgagtggggagagggaagggggaggggcatgaCAGGGGCAGGAGATTCAGAGGTACACATCACCATGCATAAAATAAAGAAGCCACAAGGATGTACTGTgcagcacaaggaatatagccaatattctatAGTAAgagtaaatggagtataaccgtTAAAATTTGGGTATCACTATGTTGTCCACCTGAAAcatattgtaaataaaatatacctcaataaaaaagaacaaataaaataggACACCAGGATACAAGGGAGTAACTTTTCTAGCTCAaatcaaatatgaaaatgtttccaagaaataaaaacagtaggAAACTGCTCTTTGCTCCAACATCTTTTTTAGGTGTATGTCCCCTGaatatcccatttaaaattgcacatGTAGACTTTCTTAGGCTGAACCCTTGCCCCATAGAACCATGTGCCTTATTGTGTGTTTCACTTTTTCACCTTGGTGATTGCTTGCCTCGTCCTGTAATGTAAGCTCCATTTGAGAGGCATTTTTTCCTATGGGAATTTGTATGGGGTGTCTAACAcacagtaaatactcaataaatatgagcTGAAGGAGTGAATTTGTTGAAGGCTTTGTAAACAGTCTTTTGCAAAATGCCATTTTGCCCATTAGTTTGATCCTCAGGATTCCACCTGGGCTGGATACAATTATCATGATTATTTTAGGCAGGaagcatggaaattgaggcaggtTAGGATACTTGCCCACGGTCACATCTTAGGAAGAGGTGGATTCTTGAATCAGCGTTGTGAAGTGCAGAGCACAGAGTGTGAGGAGGGATGGatgaagggtgggaggaagaagtgTGCATTTAGGAGCTGGGCTGGGAAGCAGGGGTACATGTGGGCAATGGTTTGAGATTCTCTTGCCTACTAAAGAGTCTGAGTCAACAGCCCCTACCTTCTTCTGCCCTACATTCAGCAACCTCATGATGCCCTCATGTGAGCATGACGTACTTGGAGATTATGGGGCTGTGGTTCTCTATTCCCTGTTCCCCCTGAAACAGGGCTCATATGTGTTGGGTATTGGGGAATAGCCTCTTGTTTGATCAGTCAGACAATACTGTGTCCCCTAAAACAGGTCTCATAATATTGGGTAGTGGAGAATAGCCTCTTGTTCAAtcagtcagcaaatatttattttaatttatttcttgtagTAATCCTGAATTGGTCCCAGGAGCTGGGAATATGGCTATGAG is a genomic window of Hippopotamus amphibius kiboko isolate mHipAmp2 chromosome 15, mHipAmp2.hap2, whole genome shotgun sequence containing:
- the LOC130836284 gene encoding olfactory receptor 7C2-like, encoding MDRANQTGIRNFLLLGFTEDPDLQALLFGLFLSVYLVTFTGSLLIILVVVSDSHLHTPMYFFLSNLSFTDICFTSTTIPKMLLNLQTHSKVITYAGCLTQEFFFIVFGCLENLLLTVMAYDRFVAICHPLHYMVIMNPQLCGLLTLGSWCISVMGSLFETLTLLRLSFCRSMNITHFFCELPEVLKLACKNTLINNIALYFVTIVLGVFPLSGILFSYSQIFSSVLRISSARGKYKAFSTCGSHLSVVSLFYGTGLGVYLSSVATSSSRTSLVASVMYTMVTPMLNPFIYSLRNKDMKGALVRLLSRAPSLNDRAFIALS